From the Solanum stenotomum isolate F172 chromosome 4, ASM1918654v1, whole genome shotgun sequence genome, one window contains:
- the LOC125862643 gene encoding cell wall / vacuolar inhibitor of fructosidase 1-like, with product MKILLFLMMFLAMLIVTKGNNNLVETTCKNTPNYNLCVKTLSLDKRSQTAGDITTLALIMVDAIKSKANQAANTISKLRHSNPPQAWKDPLKNCAFSYKVILTASMPEAIEALTKGDPKFAEDGMVGSSGDAQECEEYFKAITIKYSPLSKLNIDVHELSDVGRAIVRNLL from the exons atgaaaattttgctTTTCCTAATGATGTTTCTAGCTATGTTGATAGTAACAAAAGGGAATAACAATCTAGTAGAAACAACATGCAAGAACACACCAAATTATAATTTGTGTGTGAAAACTTTGTCTTTAGACAAAAGAAGTCAAACAGCAGGAGATATTACAACATTAGCATTAATTATGGTTGATGCTATTAAATCTAAAGCTAATCAAGCTGCTAATACTATTTCAAAGCTTAGGCATTCTAATCCTCCTCAAGCTTGGAAAGATCCTTTGAAGAATTGTGCCTTTTCATATAAG GTAATTTTAACAGCAAGTATGCCAGAAGCAATAGAAGCATTAACAAAAGGTGATCCAAAATTTGCAGAAGATGGAATGGTTGGTTCTTCTGGTGATGCACAAGAATgtgaagaatattttaaagctATAACTATTAAATATTCACCACTTTCTAAATTAAATATAGACGTTCATGAACTTTCTGATGTTGGTAGAGCTATTGTAAGAAATTTATTGTGA
- the LOC125862448 gene encoding probable pectinesterase 67 — protein MNINITLFLVIFLVIYVIFLDFVHGLSVKNVIDSQVLTQKIGTNRTIIVDINGQGDFKSIQAAINTVPNGNSNWIIIHVRKGTYREKVNVPPKKSYIFMRGNGKGRTSIVWSESSTDTTKSATFKVEAPNFVAFGISFKNQALDGVTSTSPNQTSVAALVGADKVAFYHCTFLSTHNTLFDNKGRHYYEDCYIQGSLDFIFGSGQSFYQNCEIFVVADRRVDIRGSITAQSRYSDKENSGFVFVEGKVFGIGGVYLGRANGDYSRVIFAKTYFSKTIVPQGWTNWSSPGSTKNLYHGEYKCHGPGSAIESRAPWSKQLNDKEAMAFTSIEFIQGKQWLPAWI, from the exons ATGAATATTAATATTACATTgtttttggtaattttcctagttatatatgtaatattcttgGATTTTGTTCATGGTTTATCTGTGAAAAATGTGATTGATTCTCAAGTATTAACACAAAAAATTGGCACTAATCGCACAATTATAGTGGATATTAATGGACAAGGGGATTTTAAATCTATTCAAGCAGCAATTAATACAGTTCCAAATGGGAATTCCAATTGGATCATTATCCATGTTAGAAAAGGGACATACAG agAAAAAGTTAATGTACCACCAAAGAAGTCCTACATTTTTATGAGAGGCAATGgaaaaggaagaacatcaatTGTATGGTCAGAAAGTTCCACTGATACAACCAAATCTGCTACTTTCAAAGTTGAAGCTCCTAATTTTGTTGCCTTTGGCATTAGTTTCAAG AATCAAGCACTTGATGGTGTAACTTCAACCTCACCAAACCAAACATCAGTAGCAGCATTGGTGGGAGCAGATAAAGTTGCCTTTTATCATTGTACATTTTTGAGTACTCACAATACACTTTTTGACAATAAAGGAAGACATTATTATGAGGATTGTTACATTCAAGGTTCATTAGACTTCATATTTGGAAGTGGTCAATCCTTTTATCAA aattgtgAGATATTTGTAGTTGCAGATAGAAGGGTTGATATTCGTGGTTCAATAACAGCACAAAGTAGATATAGTGACAAAGAAAATAGTGgatttgtgtttgttgaaggaAAAGTGTTTGGAATTGGAGGTGTGTATTTGGGAAGAGCTAATGGGGATTATTCAAGGGTTATTTTTgcaaaaacttatttttctaagaCAATTGTACCTCAAGGATGGACCAATTGGAGCTCTCCAGGATCAACAAA GAATTTATATCATGGTGAGTACAAGTGCCATGGACCAGGGTCAGCCATAGAAAGTCGTGCCCCATGGTCAAAACAACTCAATGATAAAGAAGCCATGGCATTTACCTCTATTGAATTTATCCAAGGCAAACAATGGCTTCCAGCatggatttaa
- the LOC125862748 gene encoding cell wall / vacuolar inhibitor of fructosidase 1-like — MKILIFLVMFLTLVLVTNGINNLVETTCKNTPNYDLCVKTFSLDKRSETAGDIKTLALIMVDAIKSKANQAFSIISNLRHSNPPQAWIHPLKECAFSYKVILTVSIPEAIEALTKGDPKFAEDAMVGTSGDAQECEDNFKSKSPPLSKLNVDVHDLSDINRAIIRNLL, encoded by the exons atgaaaattttaattttcctagTGATGTTTCTTACTTTAGTGTTAGTAACAAATGGGATTAATAATCTAGTAGAAACAACATGCAAAAATACACCAAATTATGATTTGTGTGTGAAAACTTTCTCATTAGACAAAAGAAGTGAAACAGCAGGAGATATTAAAACACTGGCATTAATTATGGTTGATGCTATTAAATCTAAAGCTAATCAAGCTTTTAGTATTATTTCAAATCTTAGGCATTCTAATCCTCCTCAAGCTTGGATACATCCCTTAAAGGAATGTGCATTTTCATATAAG GTAATTTTAACAGTAAGTATACCAGAAGCAATAGAAGCATTAACAAAAGGTGATCCAAAATTTGCAGAAGATGCAATGGTAGGTACTTCTGGAGATGCACAAGAATGTGAAGATAATTTCAAGTCTAAATCTCCACCACTTTCTAAATTAAACGTAGATGTTCATGATCTTTCTGATATTAATAGAGCTATTATAAGAAATTTATTGTGA
- the LOC125862778 gene encoding DELLA protein RGL1-like, whose translation MENPTSWPFDEPEEKTSSMQEQNEHDFVTFDDWDFDVEDETTTILHIKETTDDNKKAKKSLISSLNILKDFGNGFRKLKGQKIDVVQISENECTPSVCKLSTEEILRFGGQKFIQSTEFDHPFINSLCSLSEEESRTVMLVERLLASAEKIGEKVFDSAINLLNECDKLSSKTGNPVERLVYYFSRALHERVDIETGKNCTKGLGLHGMRDLQESLRSINACTIAVQDMPMCQVVKFAGIQAIVENVENSKRIHIVDLEIKMGVQWTILMQALATHQHNSQNSLEYLKVTALIDVQSRTNVEETGKRLMSFAESLHFPLCFKIVMVKDIFDLKREDLDIDPEESLAVYAQYLLSNMITQQDRLDFLMGFIKEMNPRIMIVAEVEANLNSPVFVNRFIEALFYHGALFDLFEDCMKNNESTRKAMEEEVMWHGIRNIVANEGEERTMRHVTIELWREYFKRFGMEEMKMSNSSLYQAKTVVEKFSGKNSFTLEMNENFVTIGWKGTPLNSLSAWKFHKISTFHRANYLTL comes from the coding sequence ATGGAAAACCCAACCAGCTGGCCGTTTGACGAACCAGAAGAAAAAACAAGTAGTATGCAAGAACAAAACGAACATGATTTTGTTACATTTGATGATTGGGATTTCGACGTTGAAGATGAAACAACAACTATTCTTCATATTAAAGAAACAACAGATGATAACAAAAAAGCGAAGAAATCATTGATTTCTTCACTCAACATATTGAAAGACTTTGGAAATGGATTTAGAAAATTAAAGGGGCAAAAGATTGATGTTGTTCAAATTAGTGAAAATGAGTGCACACCAAGTGTTTGTAAATTGTCCACAGAGGAAATTCTTCGATTTGGCGGACAAAAATTTATTCAATCTACTGAATTCGATCATCCATTTATTAACTCATTGTGTAGTCTTTCAGAGGAAGAGTCTAGAACCGTAATGCTCGTTGAACGTCTACTTGCTTCTGCAGAGAAAATCGGGGAGAAGGTTTTTGATAGCGCGATTAACCTTTTGAATGAATGTGATAAGCTGAGTTCCAAAACAGGGAACCCTGTTGAGAGATTGGTGTACTATTTCTCTCGTGCTCTACACGAACGAGTTGATATTGAAACGGGGAAAAATTGCACGAAAGGTTTAGGGTTACATGGAATGAGAGATCTTCAGGAGTCGTTAAGGAGTATAAACGCGTGCACGATTGCAGTTCAGGACATGCCAATGTGTCAAGTGGTGAAATTTGCTGGAATTCAAGCTATAGTGGAAAATGTGGAGAACTCGAAAAGGATTCATATAGTTGATCTCGAGATCAAAATGGGAGTGCAATGGACAATCCTAATGCAAGCACTCGCAACTCATCAACACAACTCTCAAAATTCTCTTGAGTATCTTAAGGTAACTGCATTGATAGATGTTCAATCAAGGACTAACGTCGAGGAGACAGGTAAACGACTAATGAGTTTTGCTGAGTCCTTGCACTTTCCGTTATGTTTTAAGATAGTTATGGTGAAAGATATCTTTGATCTAAAGAGAGAAGACTTAGACATCGATCCTGAGGAATCCCTTGCAGTTTACGCGCAATATCTACTCTCCAACATGATAACACAACAAGATAGACTCGATTTCTTGATGGGATTCATCAAAGAAATGAATCCTCGTATAATGATTGTTGCAGAGGTCGAGGCAAATCTTAACTCTCCTGTTTTTGTTAACCGTTTCATTGAAGCTCTATTCTATCACGGTGCTTTGTTTGATTTGTTCGAGGATTGTATGAAAAATAATGAATCAACTAGGAAGGCTATGGAAGAAGAAGTAATGTGGCATGGAATAAGGAACATTGTCGCGAATGAGGGGGAGGAAAGGACTATGAGACATGTAACGATCGAGTTATGGAGAGAGTATTTCAAGCGATTTGGAATGGAGGAGATGAAAATGAGCAACTCATCGTTGTACCAAGCCAAGACGGTGGTAGAAAAGTTCAGTGGTAAGAACTCTTTCACGCTCGAAATGAATGAAAATTTCGTAACAATTGGATGGAAAGGAACTCCTTTGAACTCACTTTCTGCATGGAAGTTCCACAAAATAAGTACTTTTCATAGAGCTAATTACCTCACTCTTTGA
- the LOC125863235 gene encoding uncharacterized protein LOC125863235, producing the protein MEAGDEALEMVVDSKDLQQQSKALDKLTDHVEDRQLDSSRVQTAMASIYASKEADLQAMRLREKELAAVKINAADVDIIANELEVDKKVAERTLREHKGDAVAAIRHLLN; encoded by the exons ATGGAGGCCGGAGACGAAGCGCTTGAGATGGTGGTAGACTCAAAGGACTTGCAGCAGCAAAGCAAAGCTCTAGATAAGCTCACTGACCATGTCGAAGATCGTCAGCTTGATTCCTCTCGTGTTCAAACG GCTATGGCTTCAATTTATGCATCTAAGGAAGCTGATCTTCAAGCTATGAGACTGAG GGAAAAAGAACTAGCTGCTGTTAAGATTAATGCTGCTGATGTTGATATAATTGCAAACGAACTAGAG GTGGACAAGAAGGTTGCTGAAAGGACTTTGAGAGAGCATAAAGGTGATGCTGTAGCTGCAATAAGGCATTTGCTCAACTAG
- the LOC125862777 gene encoding putative ubiquitin-conjugating enzyme E2 39: MYVVVEVCLDKNAQPSGSRKQSLHLLKDRGERKTCGKTMEFPHFDVALDESDHYFIKSNQSRKEKKCFNDTNTSTCKAIMKEWKILEKNLPDSIYVQTYEKRLDLLRAVIIGASGTPYHDGLFFFDIVFPSDYPYNPPKLSYLSRGFHMNPNLYPNGRVCLSLINTWHGDKVEKWTPKISTILQLLVSIQGLVLNAEPYFNEPVRVRCISDSDALSKLSLAYNEDVFIRTCKTMLCHIRAPPKNFEEFVHKYFCERGEFILASLNSYAGGKATAGLYQGDVKSSSRPYTSFQFQKISRKMFVDLESAIKVLSTAKAEDPTINESSKAIVVEKNKPKIGLMQKIKNFFKFIFQRCKKCDYYLSAMKFDKNGYRPTMWRSSYSSRDGSKTVWEGAA, from the exons atgtatgttgttgttgaggtgTGTCTAGATAAAAATGCTCAACCAAGTGGATCTAGGAAACAGTCTCTCCACCTTCTGAAAGATAGAGGTGAAC GGAAAACATGTGGTAAAACTATGGAATTTCCACATTTTGATGTTGCACTAGATGAATCAGATCATTATTTCATCAAATCAAACCAAtccagaaaagaaaaaaaatgcttCAATGATACAAACACTTCTACCTGCAAAGCTATCATGAAAGAATGGAAAATCCTTGAGAAAAATCTCCCTGATTCGATTTACGTTCAAACTTATGAGAAACGACTTGATCTTCTACGAGCAGTGATCATTGGTGCCTCAGGGACTCCATATCACGATGGACTCTTCTTCTTCGACATTGTCTTTCCTTCAGATTATCCATACAATCCTCCAAAACTCAGCTATTTGTCACGTGGCTTTCACATGAATCCTAATCTCTATCCTAATGGAAGAGTTTGTTTGAGCCTCATCAACACTTGGCATGGAGACAAAGTcgaaaaatggacacctaaaatTTCTACAATTCTTCAACTTCTCGTCTCAATCCAGGGACTAGTACTCAATGCTGAACCTTACTTCAATGAGCCTGTTCGCGTAAGATGTATCAGCGACTCTGATGCTTTGTCGAAGCTGTCTTTAGCTTATAATGAGGATGTTTTCATAAGGACATGTAAAACTATGCTTTGTCATATACGTGCACCTCCAAAGAACTTCGAGGAATTTGTTCATAAGTACTTTTGTGAACGCGGAGAGTTCATATTAGCTTCTCTTAATTCGTATGCTGGTGGAAAGGCAACCGCAGGACTGTATCAAGGAGATGTTAAGTCATCGTCTCGACCTTACACCTCTTTTCAGTTTCAGAAAATTTCAAGGAAAATGTTTGTGGATTTAGAAAGTGCTATCAAGGTCTTGAGCACTGCGAAAGCAGAGGATCCAACTATCAATGAATCATCAAAGGCAATAGTAGTGGAGAAAAATAAGCCTAAAATCGGGCTTATGCAGAAGATCAAAAACTTTTTTAAGTTCATTTTTCAAAG ATGTAAGAAATGTGATTATTATTTATCTGCAATGAAATTCGATAAGAATGGTTATCGTCCAACTATGTGGCGCTCAAGTTATAGTAGCAGGGATGGCTCAAAAACAGTTTGGGAAGGGGCTGCTTGA
- the LOC125862644 gene encoding cell wall / vacuolar inhibitor of fructosidase 1-like has product MRNLFPILMLITNLALNNDNNNNNNNNYNLIHATCRETPYYSLCLTTLQSDPRSNEIEGDDAITTLGLIMVDAVKSKSIEIMEKIKELEKSNPEWRAPLSQCYVAYNAVLRADVTVAVEALKKGVPKFAEDGMDDVVVEAQTCEYSFNYYNKLDFPISNLSREIIELSKVAKSIIRMLL; this is encoded by the coding sequence atgagaaatttattCCCCATATTGATGCTAATCACCAATTTGGCACTCAACAAcgataacaacaacaacaacaacaataattataatCTCATACACGCAACGTGTAGGGAGACCCCATATTACTCCCTATGTCTCACCACCCTACAATCCGATCCACGTAGTAATGAGATTGAGGGTGATGATGCCATCACCACCCTAGGCCTCATCATGGTGGACGCGGTGAAATCAAAGTCCATAGaaataatggaaaaaataaaagagctaGAGAAATCGAACCCTGAGTGGCGGGCCCCACTTAGCCAGTGTTACGTGGCGTATAATGCCGTCCTACGAGCCGATGTAACGGTAGCCGTTGAAGCCTTAAAGAAGGGTGTCCCTAAATTTGCTGAAGATGGTATGGATGATGTTGTTGTAGAAGCACAAACTTGTGAGTatagttttaattattataataaattggaTTTTCCAATTTCTAATTTGAGTAGGGAAATAATTGAACTATCAAAAGTTGCTAAATCCATAATTAGAATGTTATTATGA